A genomic region of Alnus glutinosa chromosome 11, dhAlnGlut1.1, whole genome shotgun sequence contains the following coding sequences:
- the LOC133880866 gene encoding RNA-binding motif protein 25-like — protein sequence MDPHPATTAATTAVTTNTRPFPIPNTNTNPPPQSTRPNIAPLLYPQPHHHQHLYTPIRPTPNLQQQSSHSQGVLYPVASSGRGFIPKPLPPIHAVTVASHPGTATSTAAAAGAYPPRPLVSYPQPHGLSHPVHVMRPPHVHHHHHLHPAQIGGPGLGPGPAPVKGIPVSSPQPKGVPPSSVADSNGYRDTRDRSRDDSLTTVRDRKVRIVDGASLYALCRSWLKNGFPEESQPQYGDAAKSLPKPLPIPVSATHLPKNKEAEEEEEAEDKEDEESVEHLLPQDLLNRHIKHAKKVRARLREERLQRIARYKSRLALLLPPLVEQFRNDTAPRN from the exons ATGGATCCCCACCCCGCCACCACTGCCGCCACCACCGCAGTCACCACAAACACGCGCCCCTTCCCAATCCCAAACACAAACACGAACCCACCACCACAATCAACGAGACCCAATATAGCTCCACTCCTATACCCACAACCCCACCACCACCAGCACCTCTACACACCAATCAGACCAACCCCAAACCTCCAACAACAATCTTCTCACTCTCAGGGAGTTCTCTACCCAGTCGCCTCCTCCGGCCGCGGCTTCATTCCCAAACCGCTACCGCCCATACACGCTGTCACCGTCGCCTCCCACCCTGGTACCGCTACTTCtactgctgctgctgctggtgCGTACCCACCTCGCCCTCTCGTTTCCTACCCCCAACCCCACGGTCTCAGCCATCCTGTCCATGTCATGAGGCCTCCCCAcgtccaccaccaccaccacttgCACCCTGCTCAGATTGGCGGTCCGGGTTTGGGTCCCGGTCCGGCTCCGGTTAAGGGCATTCCGGTTTCTTCTCCGCAACCCAAG GGTGTTCCTCCATCATCAGTCGCTGATTCTAATGGCTACAGAGATACGAG GGATAGAAGCAGAGATGACTCATTGACCACTGTCAGAGATCGAAAA GTCAGAATAGTGGATGGGGCTTCTCTATATGCACTGTGCCGATCATGGTTGAAGAATGGTTTTCCTGAAGAAAGTCAG CCACAGTATGGGGATGCTGCAAAGTCTCTTCCAAAACCTTTGCCTATACCTGTGTCAGCCACTCATCTGCCAAAGAACAAggaagctgaagaagaagaagaggcagagGATAAGGAG GATGAGGAATCTGTTGAGCATTTATTGCCGCAAGATCTTTTGAACAGACACATCAAGCATGCTAAAAAGGTTCGAGCACG ATTAAGGGAAGAACGGTTACAGCGAATTGCAAGGTACAAAAGTAGGCTTGCTCTTCTCCTTCCTCCGCTGGTAGAACAGTTCAGAAATGATACAGCTCCTAGAAACTGA